A stretch of the Pongo pygmaeus isolate AG05252 chromosome 16, NHGRI_mPonPyg2-v2.0_pri, whole genome shotgun sequence genome encodes the following:
- the NOP10 gene encoding H/ACA ribonucleoprotein complex subunit 3 — protein MFLQYYLNEQGDRVYTLKKFDPMGQQTCSAHPARFSPDDKYSRHRITIKKRFKVLMTQQPRPVL, from the exons ATGTTTCTCCAGTATTACCTCAACGAGCAGGGAGATCGAGTCTATACGCTGAAG AAATTTGACCCGATGGGACAACAGACCTGCTCAGCCCATCCTGCTCGGTTCTCCCCAGATGACAAATACTCTCGACACCGAATCACCATCAAGAAACGCTTCAAGGTGCTCATGACCCAGCAACCGCGTCCTGTCCTCTGA